From the genome of Calliopsis andreniformis isolate RMS-2024a unplaced genomic scaffold, iyCalAndr_principal scaffold0022, whole genome shotgun sequence, one region includes:
- the Cabp1 gene encoding protein disulfide-isomerase A6 homolog CaBP1: MQGFLGILLLITGAHCLYSSNSDVIDLKPNNFDSLVLNSDNVWVVEFYAPWCGHCQQLTPEYDKAATALKGIVKVGAVNADEHKSLGAKYGIQGFPTIKIFSGDSKPDDYNGPRTAAGIVDAALNAAGQKARKALGGKRGGGDSKSKDSKDVIELTDENFDKLVMNSEDMWLVEFYAPWCGHCKNLAPIWASAATELKGKVKLGALDATVNRAKASQYEIKGYPTIKYFAPGKKSFDSVQEYDGGRTSSDIVNWALEKLAENVPAPEVVQIVNEQSLRETCEDKPLCVVSVLPHILDCQSACRNQYLKILNDLGEKYKQKMWGWVWAEAGAQPHIEEALEIGGFGYPALAAVNIKKMKYSLLKGSFSYDGINEFLRDLSYGRGGTAPLKGAQLPEILETEPWDGKDGELPQEEEIDLSDIDLDEKDEL, encoded by the exons ATGCAAGGTTTTCTAG GTATCTTGCTATTAATTACTGGAGCCCATTGTTTGTACTCCTCTAACTCAGACGTTATAGATCTTAAACCAAACAATTTTGACAGTTTGGTCTTAAACAGTGATAATGTGTGGGTCGTGGAATTTTATGCGCCATGGTGTGGACATTGTCAACAGTTAACGCCTGAATATGATAAAGCAGCGACTGCATTGAAG GGTATTGTAAAAGTTGGAGCTGTAAATGCGGATGAACATAAATCTCTGGGAGCTAAATATGGAATCCAAGGTTTTCCCACAATTAAAATCTTTAGTGGGGATAGTAAGCCAGATGATTACAATGGACCAAGGACTGCTGCTGGAATAGTTGATGCTGCTTTAAATGCAGCTGGTCAGAAAGCACGGAAAGCCTTAGGCGGTAAAAGAGGTGGTGGAGATTCTAAG TCTAAAGATTCCAAGGATGTAATCGAATTAACAGATGAAAATTTCGATAAACTAGTAATGAATTCAGAAGACATGTGGCTAGTTGAGTTCTATGCACCTTGGTGCGGTCATTGTAAAAACTTAGCTCCCATATGGGCGTCTGCAGCCACAGAACTTAAAGGAAAAGTGAAGTTAGGAGCTTTAGATGCTACTGTAAATAGAGCTAAG GCTAGTCAGTACGAAATAAAAGGATACCCTACTATCAAGTACTTCGCACCTGGCAAAAAGTCTTTCGATTCCGTGCAGGAATATGATGGTGGTCGCACAAGCAGCGACATCGTAAATTGGGCGTTAGAAAAATTAGCAGAAAACGTTCCAGCGCCAGAAGTTGTTCAAATCGTGAACGAACAGAGTTTAAGAGAGACGTGCGAAGATAAGCCTTTgtgtgttgtatctgttttaccACATATCTTAGACTGTCAATCAGCTTGTAGAAatcagtatttgaaaattttgaacgATCTTGGAGAAAAATATAAACAGAAGATGTGGGG ATGGGTTTGGGCTGAAGCTGGTGCTCAGCCACATATTGAAGAAGCGTTAGAAATAGGAGGCTTTGGCTACCCCGCATTAGCAGCTGTAAATATAAAGAAAATGAAATACTCATTACTGAAGGGAAGTTTCTCTTATGACGGCATAAACGAATTTCTACGAGATTTAAGTTATGGACGAGGAGGTACAGCTCCTCTGAAAGGTGCTCAATTGCCTGAAATTCTTGAAACAGAACCATGGGATGGCAAAGATGGTGAACTTCCACAGGAGGAAGAGATCGATCTTAGCGATATAGATCTCGACGAAAAAGATGAATTGTAA
- the LOC143186875 gene encoding pseudouridine-5'-phosphatase isoform X1: protein MQLYHFKVFEFSTVLWTIFLEPFLLSENTETLYSEAFNRITNRYGKEFTWEHKAKTMGFKTKAVAQAVVEMLSLPITTEEFEDEIVKLYAELFPTANLMPGAERLLRHLKKNNVPIALATSSSKENFELKTQRWTEVFNLFHHKVLGGTDSEVVHGKPAPDIFLVAAKRFPDNPDPSKCLVFEDAPNGVKAALNAGMQVVMVPDSRLPKHYIENPTLIINSLDEFRPEMFGLPPYDA from the exons ATGCAATTGTACCACTTTAAAGTTTTCGAGTTCAGTACTGTCTTGTGGACTATCTTTCTTGAaccctttcttctttctgaaa ATACAGAAACACTATACTCAGAagcttttaatcgtataacaaatCGCTATGGCAAAGAATTCACATGGGAGCATAAAGCAAAGACTATGGGTTTCAAAACTAAGGCTGTTGCTCAAGCTGTAGTTGAAATGTTATCTTTACCCATAACAACAGAAGAATTCGAAGATGAAATAGTAAAACTATATGCAGAATTGTTTCCTACTGCTAATCTTATGCCAG GTGCAGAACGATTGTTAAGACATCTAAAGAAGAATAATGTTCCAATTGCATTGGCAACAAGCTCGAGTAAAGAAAATTTTGAATTAAAAACTCAAAGATGGACAGAGGTGTTTAATTTATTCCATCATAAAGTCCTCGGAGGTACAGATTCTGAAGTTGTTCATGGTAAACCAGCACCAGATATTTTCTTGGTTGCTGCAAAACGTTTTCCCgacaatcctgatccttcaaag TGCCTTGTATTCGAGGATGCTCCAAATGGAGTAAAAGCTGCACTTAATGCTGGAATGCAAGTTGTCATGGTTCCAGATTCCAGATTACCTAAACATTATATTGAGAATCCAACATTAATAATAAACAGCTTAGACGAATTTCGACCTGAAATGTTTGGTTTACCACCGTacgatgcataa
- the LOC143186875 gene encoding pseudouridine-5'-phosphatase isoform X3, whose product MHTETLYSEAFNRITNRYGKEFTWEHKAKTMGFKTKAVAQAVVEMLSLPITTEEFEDEIVKLYAELFPTANLMPGAERLLRHLKKNNVPIALATSSSKENFELKTQRWTEVFNLFHHKVLGGTDSEVVHGKPAPDIFLVAAKRFPDNPDPSKCLVFEDAPNGVKAALNAGMQVVMVPDSRLPKHYIENPTLIINSLDEFRPEMFGLPPYDA is encoded by the exons ATGC ATACAGAAACACTATACTCAGAagcttttaatcgtataacaaatCGCTATGGCAAAGAATTCACATGGGAGCATAAAGCAAAGACTATGGGTTTCAAAACTAAGGCTGTTGCTCAAGCTGTAGTTGAAATGTTATCTTTACCCATAACAACAGAAGAATTCGAAGATGAAATAGTAAAACTATATGCAGAATTGTTTCCTACTGCTAATCTTATGCCAG GTGCAGAACGATTGTTAAGACATCTAAAGAAGAATAATGTTCCAATTGCATTGGCAACAAGCTCGAGTAAAGAAAATTTTGAATTAAAAACTCAAAGATGGACAGAGGTGTTTAATTTATTCCATCATAAAGTCCTCGGAGGTACAGATTCTGAAGTTGTTCATGGTAAACCAGCACCAGATATTTTCTTGGTTGCTGCAAAACGTTTTCCCgacaatcctgatccttcaaag TGCCTTGTATTCGAGGATGCTCCAAATGGAGTAAAAGCTGCACTTAATGCTGGAATGCAAGTTGTCATGGTTCCAGATTCCAGATTACCTAAACATTATATTGAGAATCCAACATTAATAATAAACAGCTTAGACGAATTTCGACCTGAAATGTTTGGTTTACCACCGTacgatgcataa
- the LOC143186875 gene encoding pseudouridine-5'-phosphatase isoform X2: protein MSTTQYTKVTHCIFDMDGLLLDTETLYSEAFNRITNRYGKEFTWEHKAKTMGFKTKAVAQAVVEMLSLPITTEEFEDEIVKLYAELFPTANLMPGAERLLRHLKKNNVPIALATSSSKENFELKTQRWTEVFNLFHHKVLGGTDSEVVHGKPAPDIFLVAAKRFPDNPDPSKCLVFEDAPNGVKAALNAGMQVVMVPDSRLPKHYIENPTLIINSLDEFRPEMFGLPPYDA from the exons ATGTCGACGACACAGTATACCAAAGTTACGCATTGTATTTTCGATATGGATGGACTATTACTCg ATACAGAAACACTATACTCAGAagcttttaatcgtataacaaatCGCTATGGCAAAGAATTCACATGGGAGCATAAAGCAAAGACTATGGGTTTCAAAACTAAGGCTGTTGCTCAAGCTGTAGTTGAAATGTTATCTTTACCCATAACAACAGAAGAATTCGAAGATGAAATAGTAAAACTATATGCAGAATTGTTTCCTACTGCTAATCTTATGCCAG GTGCAGAACGATTGTTAAGACATCTAAAGAAGAATAATGTTCCAATTGCATTGGCAACAAGCTCGAGTAAAGAAAATTTTGAATTAAAAACTCAAAGATGGACAGAGGTGTTTAATTTATTCCATCATAAAGTCCTCGGAGGTACAGATTCTGAAGTTGTTCATGGTAAACCAGCACCAGATATTTTCTTGGTTGCTGCAAAACGTTTTCCCgacaatcctgatccttcaaag TGCCTTGTATTCGAGGATGCTCCAAATGGAGTAAAAGCTGCACTTAATGCTGGAATGCAAGTTGTCATGGTTCCAGATTCCAGATTACCTAAACATTATATTGAGAATCCAACATTAATAATAAACAGCTTAGACGAATTTCGACCTGAAATGTTTGGTTTACCACCGTacgatgcataa